The DNA sequence CCACCGCGATCGCCGACCCGATTCATGGCACTTTATTGCAGAATCAAAAGACCTCCCAGGAGCCTTACAAACAATTTCCCCAGAAAGCTGTGCCTTAGTAGACTCACTCGGATTATGGGTTGCAGCCCATTTAGAGACCGATGCTGCCACGTGGTATCAAATAATGACTGAATTCTTAGATTTATTACCAGATCTACCACTTTTAACCATTCTTGTTGCCGAAGAAACCGGCTGGGGAGTCGTGCCCACCTCAGAATTAGGAAGACTATTCCGCGATCGCCTCGGCCGCCTCATTCGCCAAACCGGACTAACCACCGACGAAACCTATCTCCTAGCCGGCGGCCATGCCCTCAACCTAAAACAACTTGGTCAACCTCTTCCGCAGGCAAAATCCCCCCTTTTCTGACAGAGATGTATATTTTTGTGACAATTTGCCTGCGCGATATTAAGAAAAGTGTTTACACTCTTCTTACAAGAACCTTCAAAAGGCTACTTAGCCCCTGAAGATTGTGCTATTTTAAGAAACGTTAATTGTTTGAAAACGCCTGTTTTCAAACAATTAACGCGCTTACGCAAGCCCTCGAATCTCTCCCAC is a window from the [Limnothrix rosea] IAM M-220 genome containing:
- the cobU gene encoding bifunctional adenosylcobinamide kinase/adenosylcobinamide-phosphate guanylyltransferase; the encoded protein is MGKSILVTGAVRSGKSEWAEHLALQSGKEVTYIATAQENPNDPEWTARIQHHRDRRPDSWHFIAESKDLPGALQTISPESCALVDSLGLWVAAHLETDAATWYQIMTEFLDLLPDLPLLTILVAEETGWGVVPTSELGRLFRDRLGRLIRQTGLTTDETYLLAGGHALNLKQLGQPLPQAKSPLF